From the Leguminivora glycinivorella isolate SPB_JAAS2020 chromosome 15, LegGlyc_1.1, whole genome shotgun sequence genome, one window contains:
- the LOC125234099 gene encoding uncharacterized protein CG13380, which yields MKLTMETKTAKKATPVAAAAAGKVCKVGSRVGRGVPDIADAYTKKCSCERDKTIVFCRACGYYCNGRIRLKCEQHPRVTFLLDISECPRCHCSVFLDEYVKA from the exons atg AAACTAACAATGGAAACAAAAACTGCTAAGAAAGCTACCCCAGTCGCCGCGGCGGCTGCTGGTAAAGTTTGCAAGGTCGGAAGCCGCGTCGGGCGTGGCGTACCCGACATAGCTGACGCGTATACGAAGAAATGCTCCTGCGAGAGAGATAAGACCATCGTATTTTGCAGAGCTTGCGGCTATTACTGCAACGGTCGCATTCGGCTGAAGTGCGAACAGCATCCAAGA GTAACCTTCTTGCTAGACATTTCCGAATGTCCCCGCTGCCACTGCTCAGTGTTCCTGGATGAATATGTTAAAGCTTAG
- the LOC125234031 gene encoding probable 39S ribosomal protein L23, mitochondrial — MSTRWYPLYQRGNPQLRVFLPNFWMKLVKPHLKQLPNIVHFQCSMEMTKHDIKNYLEKIYNVPVADVRTKITMGKFRRDVGKGYIIKDDDIKYAYVTLRKDMKFKYPQLFVDQKEAENEDAKSLDEAKKTFKGYLERNKDRSDVPSWFSI, encoded by the exons ATGTCCACCCGgtg GTATCCACTATACCAAAGAGGGAATCCCCAGTTGAGAGTATTTTTACCAAACTTTTGGATGAAACTTGTTAAACCTCATTTGAAGCAGCTACCTAACATAGTTCATTTTCAATGTTCTATGGAAATGACGAAGCACgacattaaaaattatttggaGAAGATTTACAACGTCCCAGTTGCTGATGTCAGAACAAAGATTACCATGGGGAAGTTTAGGAGGGATGTGGGAAAGGGATACATTATAAAAGATGATGATATCAAATATGCCTATGTCACCCTG CGAAAAGATATGAAATTCAAGTACCCCCAGCTATTTGTGGATCAAAAGGAAGCCGAGAATGAGGATGCAAAATCTTTGGATGAAGCCAAGAAAACCTTCAAAGGGTATTTGGAGCGGAACAAGGACAGATCTGATGTTCCAAGTTGGTTCTCTATATAA